The Saccharopolyspora gregorii genomic interval ACCGACGACCTGCGGGACTCCCCGGCGCTGGCGGTGGCCGAGCTGCTGGCCGCGCGCGGCGCGGAACTCGTGGCCTGCGACCCGGGGCTGCGCGGCGACGAGGCGCCGCTGCGGGACGTGGTGACCTTGGTGGACGACCCGTACGAGGCGGCGAAGGGCTCCGCCGGGCTAGTCGTGCTCACCGAGTGGCAGCAGTTCCGCGCGCTGGACTGGCCGCGGGTGGCGGGCCTGCTCGCCGGGCCGGTCGTGGTGGACACCCGCAACCACCTGGACCCGGACGTGCTGCGGCGGGCCGGGATCTCCTGGCGAGGCGTGGGCAGGCTCCCCGTCGGCTGAGTGTTCTGTCGTTGAACTCGGTCTGCGTCGTGCTCGGGTGGCGGAACCTCAGCGGTCCCCTCGCTGCGGGATCGATTTCACAGGTGGCTCCGCCACATGAGAAATCGCTGTCCTCGCGAGGGAACCGCTGAGAACCCGCGGGTGGTCGGCCTGGGTACGTGGTCGCCGCTCATCGGCTTCGCCGCTGACAAGAAACAGCAACGGGCCGCTGGGGAGCGGCGAAGGCGGGCGGTCCGCCGCTCCGCCGGGGCTGCGCGGGGGCGGAGTGGTCACCCTGGGGCATGAGGGGTTGCTGGGACGGGTGAGGCCGGAGGGGCGGTGCCGGACGTCGGGGCGGGTCGTTCCCGGTGCCGCGGGGGTTGTGGACGGGCGGCCCGCGGGCCGTGCGCCGGGCCGGTGGTGGTGGGCCGGTGGTGGTCCGGCGCGGAACCGGTGGACGACCGGCCGGTGAACGCGCGCTCGCACCACCGGGCCAGCGCAAACATTCCTTCCACAGCCTGTGGACAACTCCGTTCCCCGAGCTCCCGGGGGTGCGCGGCACCCGCTCCGCGACCGGTTGTGCACAGGTGTGGACGAAGTTGTCCACAGGTGTGCACAACTCGGCGCGGAGCGCGACCACGGCACCGCCGGGCGTCCCGGACGGGCACCGGCCACCGCGACCCAGGGTGACGCCGACGGCCCCCGGAACCGCGCCGCCGACCGGATCGGGTCTCAGGAACCGAGGCGGTAGCCCATGCCGCGGACCGTGCGGATCCGCTCGCTGCCGATCTTGCGGCGCAGCGCCCGCACGTACACGTCCACCACGTTCGAACCGGGGTCGAAGTCGTAGCCCCACACGTGGGACAGGATCTGCTCCCGGGACAGCACTTGGCCGGTGTGCCGCAGGAACAGCTCCAGCATCGCGAACTCGCGGGCGGTCAGGTCCACCGTCGCGTCCGGCAGCTGGGCGCGCCGGGTCCGCAGGTCCAGCGACAGGTCGCCGTCGCGCAGCACCGCCACGTCCGGCGCGCGGTCCGCCGAACGCAGCCGCAGCCGGACCCGCGCCAGCAGCTCCTCGAACCGGAACGGCTTGGTCATGTAGTCGTCGGCGCCGCCCTCCAGCCCGGCGACGGTGTCGTGCACCGAGTCCCGCGCCGTCAGGATGATCACCGGGAGGGTGATCCGCTGCGCCCGCACCGCTTGCAGCACCGAGAACCCGTCCTTGCCGGGCAGCCCCAGGT includes:
- a CDS encoding response regulator transcription factor; the protein is MSKILIVEDEARIAAFLEKGLRANGFGTSVAGDGATAQELLLGGDHDLAVLDLGLPGKDGFSVLQAVRAQRITLPVIILTARDSVHDTVAGLEGGADDYMTKPFRFEELLARVRLRLRSADRAPDVAVLRDGDLSLDLRTRRAQLPDATVDLTAREFAMLELFLRHTGQVLSREQILSHVWGYDFDPGSNVVDVYVRALRRKIGSERIRTVRGMGYRLGS